Proteins from a single region of Nocardiopsis dassonvillei subsp. dassonvillei DSM 43111:
- a CDS encoding galactokinase family protein, which translates to MGGAGARLRAVLGVRSAGPRGDWPEEAPDADALVGEYRARFQAPPAGVWHAPGRLAVMGEHTAAGAGAGLYAALPWGVTAAVGPAPDPGVHVAAPSGPLRPREAAARAVAGAVAAARRTGVLGGDTGVRAVLGADLPEHASLGYAAAVGAAVALALADLGGGPPPEGATADQRVALAARPGCAVRVNLRSLRTTVLPFDLAEAGLRLVVVDTGALPRRDLRAARSAELERAQRTLGPLRAVQDLSGALASLPDPVLRRRVEYAVTEVHRLNAAVGLLRAGRFGEVGPILSASHLSLRGFGLPTPEVELAAETAARAGARGVRMSGWAGTVLALAAEERVEGIGEALAREFRADGRVPPRVRAAVPSAGAHRLR; encoded by the coding sequence GTGGGGGGCGCGGGGGCACGGCTGCGTGCCGTGTTGGGTGTGCGGTCGGCGGGTCCTCGGGGGGACTGGCCCGAGGAGGCGCCGGACGCCGACGCACTGGTCGGGGAGTACCGGGCGCGGTTCCAGGCGCCGCCCGCGGGCGTGTGGCACGCGCCGGGGCGCCTGGCGGTCATGGGCGAGCACACCGCGGCCGGCGCGGGGGCCGGGCTGTACGCCGCCCTGCCCTGGGGCGTGACGGCCGCCGTGGGCCCCGCGCCGGACCCGGGCGTGCACGTGGCCGCCCCGAGCGGCCCGCTGCGCCCCCGGGAGGCGGCGGCGCGCGCGGTGGCCGGGGCCGTGGCCGCCGCGCGCCGGACGGGTGTCCTGGGCGGCGACACGGGCGTGCGCGCGGTGCTGGGCGCGGACCTGCCCGAACACGCCTCCCTGGGCTACGCGGCCGCCGTGGGCGCGGCGGTGGCGCTGGCCCTGGCCGACCTGGGCGGCGGTCCCCCGCCCGAGGGCGCCACCGCCGACCAGCGGGTGGCCCTGGCGGCCCGCCCCGGGTGCGCGGTCCGGGTGAACCTGAGGAGTCTGCGCACCACCGTGCTGCCGTTCGACCTCGCCGAGGCCGGGCTGAGGCTCGTGGTGGTGGACACCGGCGCCCTGCCCCGGCGCGACCTGCGCGCGGCCCGCTCCGCCGAGCTGGAGCGCGCGCAGCGCACGCTCGGGCCGCTGCGCGCCGTCCAGGACCTGTCCGGGGCGCTGGCGAGCCTGCCGGACCCCGTGCTGCGCCGCCGGGTCGAGTACGCGGTGACCGAGGTGCACCGGCTCAACGCGGCCGTGGGGCTGCTGCGCGCCGGGCGCTTCGGGGAGGTCGGACCGATCCTGTCCGCGTCCCACCTGTCCCTGCGCGGCTTCGGGCTGCCCACTCCGGAGGTGGAGCTGGCCGCGGAGACCGCCGCGCGGGCCGGGGCGCGCGGGGTGCGGATGTCCGGTTGGGCGGGGACCGTGCTGGCCCTGGCCGCCGAGGAGCGCGTGGAGGGGATCGGCGAGGCGCTGGCCCGGGAGTTCCGCGCCGACGGCCGGGTCCCCCCGCGCGTGCGCGCCGCGGTGCCCTCCGCGGGCGCCCACCGGCTGCGCTGA
- a CDS encoding LCP family protein, which produces MADRRNRDDPGRTGEHDRQGVFRRGGTPGRPDEFEKLYRPRESEQRVVGETRRLPPAEDVPPVRPRRSQRPQQSQRSRRTHSAGRVYDGRGIERSRKERKRRLATTVTVTVLVLVLVLPLVFVGGFYVYANSRLERVEALLDYEGRPDGQPGTTYMIVGSDSRQGLSEEQMDEMATGYAEGRRTDTIMVLYIPDEGEPTIVSVPRDSYVPLAVPGYADNKINTAFADAVCGTNDAGEEVCGGPAPLVETFERASGVHIDHYVEIGMGGFVDIVDAVGGVELCPEEAMADPKAGLDIEAGCQMMDGGTALGYVRTRATPRADLDRIARQREFFSALVQTASAPSTLFNPFESIPLVLAGTDTFMVDEGDDLRHLASMLLAMRGGTQTTAIPVGQTPTLDGVGSVVVWDEVRSEEMFAAMRAGEPIPESAFQE; this is translated from the coding sequence ATGGCTGACCGACGGAACCGGGACGACCCCGGCCGCACCGGCGAGCACGACAGGCAGGGCGTGTTCCGGCGCGGCGGGACCCCGGGCAGGCCGGACGAGTTCGAGAAGCTCTACCGCCCGCGCGAGTCCGAGCAGAGGGTGGTCGGCGAGACGCGTCGGCTCCCGCCCGCCGAGGACGTGCCCCCGGTGCGGCCGAGGCGGTCCCAGAGGCCTCAGCAGTCCCAGAGGTCCCGGCGCACCCACAGCGCCGGGCGCGTCTACGACGGCCGCGGCATCGAGCGCAGTCGCAAGGAGCGCAAGCGCCGGCTGGCCACCACCGTCACGGTGACCGTGCTGGTGCTGGTGCTGGTCCTGCCCCTGGTCTTCGTCGGCGGGTTCTACGTGTACGCGAACTCGCGGCTGGAGCGGGTGGAGGCCCTGCTGGACTACGAGGGCCGCCCGGACGGGCAGCCCGGCACGACCTACATGATCGTGGGCTCCGACAGCCGCCAGGGCCTGTCCGAGGAGCAGATGGACGAGATGGCCACCGGCTACGCCGAGGGCCGCCGGACCGACACCATCATGGTGCTGTACATCCCCGACGAGGGCGAGCCCACCATCGTCAGCGTCCCCCGAGACTCCTACGTCCCCCTCGCCGTCCCCGGTTACGCCGACAACAAGATCAACACCGCCTTCGCCGACGCCGTGTGCGGCACGAACGACGCGGGCGAGGAGGTCTGCGGCGGCCCCGCCCCCCTCGTGGAGACCTTCGAGCGCGCCTCGGGCGTGCACATCGACCACTACGTGGAGATCGGCATGGGCGGCTTCGTCGACATCGTGGACGCGGTGGGCGGCGTGGAGCTGTGCCCGGAGGAGGCCATGGCCGACCCCAAGGCCGGGCTGGACATCGAGGCGGGCTGCCAGATGATGGACGGCGGCACCGCCCTGGGCTACGTGCGCACCCGGGCCACGCCGCGCGCCGACCTGGACCGCATCGCCCGCCAGCGCGAGTTCTTCTCGGCGCTGGTCCAGACGGCCAGCGCGCCCTCCACGCTGTTCAACCCCTTCGAGTCCATCCCGCTGGTGCTCGCGGGCACCGACACCTTCATGGTGGACGAGGGCGACGACCTGCGGCACCTGGCCAGCATGCTCCTGGCGATGCGCGGCGGTACGCAGACCACCGCGATCCCCGTGGGCCAGACCCCCACGCTGGACGGGGTCGGCTCGGTGGTGGTCTGGGACGAGGTGCGCTCCGAGGAGATGTTCGCCGCCATGCGGGCCGGGGAGCCGATCCCCGAGAGCGCCTTCCAGGAGTAG
- a CDS encoding NADP-dependent isocitrate dehydrogenase: MAKIKVENPVVELDGDEMTRIIWSFIKDRLILPYLDVDLKYYDLGIEERDRTDDQITVDAANAIKEHGVGVKCATITPDEARVEEFGLKKMWRSPNGTIRNILGGVVFREPIICENVPRLVPGWTKPIIIGRHAHGDQYKATDFKVPGPGTVTMTYTPADGSEPVEFDIANFPEAGGVAMGMYNFRKSIEDFARASLNYGLDRNYPVYMSTKNTILKAYDGMFKDVFQEIFETEFKDRFDSAGLTYEHRLIDDMVAAALKWEGGYVWACKNYDGDVQSDTVAQGFGSLGLMTSVLRTADGRTVEAEAAHGTVTRHYRQHQQGKPTSTNPIASIFAWTRGLEHRGKLDNTPKVVEFANTLEDVVIKTVEGGQMTKDLALLVGGDQEFLTTEQFLAALDENLAKRLA, from the coding sequence ATGGCCAAGATCAAGGTCGAGAACCCCGTAGTCGAGCTCGACGGCGACGAGATGACCCGGATCATCTGGTCCTTCATCAAGGACCGTCTGATCCTCCCCTACCTCGACGTCGACCTGAAGTACTACGACCTGGGCATCGAGGAGCGCGACCGCACCGACGACCAGATCACCGTCGACGCGGCCAACGCCATCAAGGAGCACGGCGTCGGCGTCAAGTGCGCCACCATCACCCCGGACGAGGCCCGGGTCGAGGAGTTCGGCCTCAAGAAGATGTGGCGGTCGCCCAACGGCACCATCCGCAACATCCTCGGCGGCGTCGTCTTCCGCGAGCCCATCATCTGCGAGAACGTCCCCCGCCTGGTCCCGGGCTGGACCAAGCCGATCATCATCGGCCGCCACGCGCACGGCGACCAGTACAAGGCCACCGACTTCAAGGTGCCCGGCCCCGGCACGGTCACCATGACCTACACCCCGGCCGACGGTAGCGAGCCGGTCGAGTTCGACATCGCGAACTTCCCCGAGGCGGGCGGCGTCGCGATGGGCATGTACAACTTCCGCAAGTCCATCGAGGACTTCGCGCGCGCGAGCCTGAACTACGGCCTGGACCGCAACTACCCGGTCTACATGTCCACCAAGAACACGATCCTCAAGGCCTACGACGGCATGTTCAAGGACGTGTTCCAGGAGATCTTCGAGACCGAGTTCAAGGACCGCTTCGACTCCGCGGGCCTGACCTACGAGCACCGCCTCATCGACGACATGGTCGCCGCGGCGCTCAAGTGGGAGGGCGGCTACGTCTGGGCCTGCAAGAACTACGACGGTGACGTGCAGTCCGACACCGTCGCCCAGGGCTTCGGCTCCCTCGGCCTGATGACCTCCGTCCTGCGCACCGCGGACGGCCGCACGGTCGAGGCCGAGGCCGCCCACGGCACGGTGACCCGCCACTACCGCCAGCACCAGCAGGGCAAGCCCACCTCCACCAACCCGATCGCCTCCATCTTCGCGTGGACCCGCGGCCTGGAGCACCGGGGCAAGCTCGACAACACCCCCAAGGTCGTCGAGTTCGCCAACACCCTGGAGGACGTCGTCATCAAGACCGTCGAGGGCGGCCAGATGACCAAGGACCTCGCGCTGCTCGTCGGCGGCGACCAGGAGTTCCTGACCACGGAGCAGTTCCTCGCCGCCCTGGACGAGAACCTCGCCAAGCGCCTGGCCTGA
- a CDS encoding DUF3017 domain-containing protein, whose translation MDKAGQADLADADEGAPGARAPGEAARDGRVPEGGAPDGGGPEVPEPGGGSARDSGADSGEVARGRTAGEEGPETPYWLSQVPYFLVMSALAAGIVVVAAAYFKRGPAIIAGALLLAATFRVLLPRDWVGMLAVRRRWIDLLTLTTLAVLLIVLAWVAPQLSA comes from the coding sequence GTGGACAAGGCGGGGCAGGCGGATTTGGCGGACGCGGACGAGGGCGCTCCCGGTGCGAGGGCGCCCGGGGAGGCGGCCCGCGACGGGCGGGTGCCCGAGGGGGGAGCGCCGGACGGGGGCGGCCCCGAGGTGCCGGAGCCCGGCGGCGGCTCCGCCCGGGACTCCGGGGCGGACTCCGGGGAGGTCGCGCGCGGGCGGACCGCCGGGGAGGAGGGGCCCGAGACGCCGTACTGGCTCTCGCAGGTGCCCTACTTCCTGGTCATGTCGGCGCTCGCGGCGGGGATCGTGGTCGTGGCCGCGGCCTACTTCAAGCGCGGACCGGCGATCATCGCGGGCGCGCTGCTGCTGGCGGCGACCTTCCGGGTGCTCCTGCCCCGGGACTGGGTCGGGATGCTCGCCGTGCGCCGCCGGTGGATCGACCTGCTCACCCTGACCACCCTCGCGGTCCTGCTGATCGTGCTGGCATGGGTGGCGCCGCAACTGTCCGCTTAG
- a CDS encoding FHA domain-containing protein — protein sequence MDGPYLRIEETGDIRQLAGEVTTIGRGEGADIRLNDPSVSQLHAELVRRGPYVYVVDLGLSRNGTRVNGRPIARRVLEEGDVVSFGTARCRVGGLPKEQISPDIELRRGAAPELTRRELDVLTALCQPALSEEAFVAPATARDIAEALVVTEAAVKQHLLRLYQKFRIPEGQNRRTRLANEVVALGLVRPMPMGGPARKAS from the coding sequence GTGGACGGGCCCTACCTCCGCATCGAAGAGACCGGGGACATACGCCAGCTCGCCGGTGAGGTCACCACGATCGGTCGGGGGGAGGGCGCCGACATCCGGCTGAACGATCCGAGCGTCTCCCAGCTGCACGCCGAACTGGTCCGCCGAGGCCCCTACGTCTACGTGGTGGACCTGGGCCTGTCGCGCAACGGGACCCGGGTGAACGGCCGCCCCATCGCCCGCCGGGTGCTGGAGGAGGGCGACGTGGTGAGCTTCGGCACCGCGCGCTGCCGGGTCGGCGGACTGCCCAAGGAGCAGATCAGCCCCGACATCGAACTGCGCCGCGGCGCCGCCCCCGAGCTCACCCGCCGGGAGCTGGACGTGCTGACCGCGCTGTGCCAGCCCGCGCTGTCGGAGGAGGCCTTCGTGGCCCCCGCCACCGCCCGGGACATCGCCGAGGCGCTGGTGGTCACCGAGGCGGCGGTCAAACAACACCTGTTGCGGCTGTACCAGAAGTTCCGCATCCCCGAGGGGCAGAACCGCAGGACGCGGCTGGCCAACGAGGTCGTGGCGCTGGGCCTGGTGCGGCCGATGCCGATGGGCGGACCGGCCCGCAAGGCCAGCTGA
- a CDS encoding bifunctional methylenetetrahydrofolate dehydrogenase/methenyltetrahydrofolate cyclohydrolase, with protein MSAIVLDGKAVAKSIREELSERVAKLHDRGVTPGLGTVLVGDDPGSHSYVRGKHRDCAQVGIASIRRDLPADATQEQVEQAVRELNEDPACTGYIVQLPLPRGLDENRVLGLIDPVKDADGLQPSNLGKLVLMQEAPLPCTPRGIVELLTRYEVPLRGAEVVVVGRGVTVGRPLGLLLTRRSENATVTLCHTGTRDLAEHTRRADIIVAGAGVPGLITKDMVKPGAAVLDVGVSRTESGLVGDVVPDVAEVAGHLSPNPGGVGPMTRAMLLVNVVEAAERQAAAL; from the coding sequence ATGAGCGCGATCGTCCTGGACGGCAAGGCCGTCGCCAAGTCCATCCGTGAGGAGCTCTCCGAGCGGGTGGCGAAGCTGCACGACCGCGGCGTCACCCCCGGTCTGGGCACGGTCCTGGTCGGCGACGACCCGGGCAGCCACTCCTACGTGCGCGGCAAGCACCGCGACTGCGCGCAGGTGGGCATCGCCAGCATCCGCCGCGACCTGCCCGCCGACGCCACCCAGGAGCAGGTGGAGCAGGCCGTCCGCGAACTCAACGAGGACCCGGCCTGCACCGGTTACATCGTGCAGCTCCCGCTGCCCAGGGGTCTGGACGAGAACCGCGTGCTGGGCCTGATCGACCCGGTCAAGGACGCGGACGGCCTCCAGCCCTCCAACCTCGGCAAGCTGGTGCTGATGCAGGAGGCGCCGCTGCCGTGCACCCCGCGCGGCATCGTGGAGCTGCTCACCCGCTACGAGGTGCCGCTCAGGGGCGCCGAGGTGGTCGTGGTCGGGCGCGGCGTGACCGTGGGCCGCCCCCTCGGCCTGCTGCTGACCCGCCGGTCGGAGAACGCCACCGTCACCCTGTGCCACACCGGCACCCGGGACCTGGCCGAGCACACGCGCCGCGCGGACATCATCGTCGCCGGCGCCGGTGTGCCGGGCCTGATCACCAAAGACATGGTGAAGCCGGGCGCGGCCGTGCTGGACGTGGGCGTCTCGCGCACCGAGTCGGGCCTGGTCGGCGACGTCGTCCCCGACGTGGCCGAGGTGGCCGGGCACCTGTCGCCCAACCCCGGCGGCGTGGGCCCGATGACCCGGGCGATGCTGCTGGTGAACGTGGTGGAGGCCGCGGAGCGGCAGGCCGCCGCCCTCTAG
- the purH gene encoding bifunctional phosphoribosylaminoimidazolecarboxamide formyltransferase/IMP cyclohydrolase, which yields MTQQAIRRALISVYDKTGLEELGIGLAEAGVEIVSTGSTAARLRAADIPVTPVEDVTGFPEIMEGRVKTLHPSVHAGLLADQNNPEHVARIKELGIAPFDLVVVNLYPFQDTVASGASEADCIEKIDIGGPAMVRASAKNHGSVAIVVDPGSYDAALEAVRDGGFTLEQRKRLAGLAFQHTAAYDAAVADWFAADYAPDTEAAESGWPGFLAAVHHRRDVLRYGENPHQKAALYTVAGAPRTGLAGAEQLHGKAMSYNNYVDADAALRAAHDFDQPCVAIIKHANPCGIAVGADNAEAHRRAHACDPVSAFGGVIATNRPVGEELAGQIAEIFTEVVVAPAFEPAAVEILSRKKNIRLLVAQGSGPGAGVEHRQISGGLLVQSRDAIDAPGDDPSTWTLATGEPADEATLADLAFAWKAVRAVKSNAILLASGGATVGVGMGQVNRVDSARLAVTRAGERVTGSVAASDAFFPFPDGLEILTGAGVRAVVQPGGSVRDEEVVAAAKAAGVTMYLTGTRHFFH from the coding sequence GTGACCCAGCAGGCCATCAGGCGTGCGTTGATCAGCGTCTACGACAAGACCGGTCTGGAGGAGCTGGGCATCGGCCTGGCCGAGGCCGGGGTGGAGATCGTCTCCACCGGCTCCACCGCCGCGCGGCTGCGCGCCGCCGACATCCCCGTCACCCCCGTGGAGGACGTCACCGGCTTCCCCGAGATCATGGAGGGTCGCGTCAAGACGCTGCACCCCTCCGTGCACGCCGGGCTCCTGGCCGACCAGAACAACCCCGAGCACGTCGCCAGGATCAAGGAGCTGGGCATCGCCCCCTTCGACCTGGTCGTGGTCAACCTCTACCCCTTCCAGGACACCGTCGCCTCCGGCGCCTCCGAGGCCGACTGCATCGAGAAGATCGACATCGGCGGCCCCGCCATGGTGCGCGCCTCGGCCAAGAACCACGGCAGCGTCGCGATCGTGGTCGACCCGGGCAGCTACGACGCCGCCCTGGAGGCCGTCCGCGACGGCGGCTTCACCCTGGAGCAGCGCAAGCGCCTGGCCGGGCTCGCCTTCCAGCACACCGCCGCCTACGACGCGGCCGTCGCCGACTGGTTCGCGGCCGACTACGCCCCCGACACCGAGGCCGCCGAGTCGGGCTGGCCCGGTTTCCTGGCCGCCGTCCACCACCGCAGGGACGTCCTGCGCTACGGCGAGAACCCCCACCAGAAGGCGGCGCTGTACACCGTCGCGGGCGCCCCGCGGACCGGCCTGGCCGGAGCCGAGCAGCTCCACGGCAAGGCGATGTCCTACAACAACTACGTGGACGCCGACGCCGCGCTGCGCGCCGCCCACGACTTCGACCAGCCGTGCGTGGCCATCATCAAGCACGCCAACCCGTGCGGGATCGCCGTCGGCGCCGACAACGCCGAGGCCCACCGCAGGGCGCACGCCTGCGACCCGGTGTCGGCCTTCGGCGGCGTCATCGCCACCAACCGCCCCGTCGGCGAGGAGCTGGCCGGGCAGATCGCGGAGATCTTCACCGAGGTCGTCGTCGCCCCCGCCTTCGAGCCCGCGGCCGTGGAGATCCTCAGCCGCAAGAAGAACATCCGCCTGCTCGTGGCGCAGGGCTCCGGCCCCGGCGCGGGCGTGGAGCACCGCCAGATCAGCGGCGGCCTGCTGGTGCAGTCGCGCGACGCCATCGACGCCCCCGGCGACGACCCCTCCACCTGGACCCTGGCCACCGGCGAGCCCGCCGACGAGGCCACCCTGGCCGACCTGGCCTTCGCCTGGAAGGCCGTGCGCGCGGTCAAGTCCAACGCCATCCTCCTGGCCTCCGGCGGCGCCACCGTGGGAGTGGGCATGGGCCAGGTCAACCGCGTGGACTCCGCACGCCTGGCGGTCACGCGCGCGGGCGAGAGGGTGACGGGGTCCGTCGCGGCCAGCGACGCCTTCTTCCCCTTCCCCGACGGCCTGGAGATCCTCACCGGGGCGGGGGTCCGCGCCGTCGTCCAGCCCGGCGGCTCGGTCCGCGACGAGGAGGTCGTGGCCGCGGCCAAGGCGGCCGGCGTGACCATGTACCTCACCGGGACCCGGCACTTCTTCCACTGA
- the purN gene encoding phosphoribosylglycinamide formyltransferase, with protein sequence MVVLISGTGSNMAALLEAARDPAYGATVVAVGSDREGTRGIELAEEAGVPAFVVPFRDYPDRSRWNAAMAERISEHRPDLVVSAGFMRILGPAVIGSHPAVNIHPALLPSFPGAHAVRDALAHGVRITGTTIHFLDEGVDSGPIIDQVAVPVQDGDDEASLHERIKSVERTMLVDTVGRLAREGWTIDGRHVRFGRTEQRVTDATDTKENR encoded by the coding sequence GTGGTGGTCCTCATATCGGGCACGGGCAGCAACATGGCCGCCCTGCTGGAGGCGGCCAGGGACCCGGCCTACGGGGCGACCGTCGTCGCCGTCGGCTCCGACCGCGAGGGGACCCGCGGCATCGAACTGGCCGAGGAGGCCGGTGTGCCCGCGTTCGTCGTCCCCTTCCGCGACTACCCCGACCGTTCGCGGTGGAACGCCGCCATGGCCGAACGCATCAGCGAGCACCGCCCCGACCTGGTGGTCTCCGCGGGCTTCATGCGCATCCTCGGCCCCGCCGTGATCGGCAGCCACCCCGCGGTCAACATCCACCCCGCGCTGCTGCCCTCCTTCCCCGGCGCGCACGCCGTGCGTGACGCGCTCGCCCACGGTGTCCGCATCACCGGCACCACCATCCACTTCCTCGACGAGGGCGTCGACTCCGGTCCGATCATCGACCAGGTCGCGGTACCCGTCCAGGACGGCGATGACGAAGCCAGCCTCCACGAGCGCATCAAGTCCGTGGAGCGGACGATGCTGGTCGACACGGTCGGCAGGCTCGCCCGCGAGGGCTGGACCATCGACGGCAGGCACGTGCGGTTCGGCCGCACCGAGCAGCGCGTCACCGACGCGACCGACACGAAGGAGAACCGGTGA
- a CDS encoding lipopolysaccharide biosynthesis protein → MDTDAPGPSGPELREYTALLRRRWRFVGAGVLGGLALASAAVVALPAAYTSVSAVQVQPSGMAEFTGERSGRLAGDVNLDTEAQVLLSERVSSAVAEALAEEGGAAPSVADLRERVDVSVPPNSSVLEISYSAGSPEAARAGAQAYADAYLELRRERIDGLIESHLEALRGEQEARYEALAETAGESAAPGADARVEALRAEITELGNGISPLSALAETVEPGSVITPAGLPERASSPIPALWLVGGAALGLLTGLLAAVVRDRLDPRLHDAEETGRIGAVPVLLDLSERVGRGQRSPGLLPDGDRRGQRVNEFAHLVRARLAAVPVPAAAGGPSEVAGPTGAGGTGVSDRAGAGAGGARGEGELAVLLGDEEAVLGRVLLVTATTPGRAGAATAVNLAASLARTGSETLLVCADPRTDAVGELLGLPEGPGLAEALLEGEDPADLEVRPDAVPRLRVLRYGSPGMDAPVQGTAMPELVRLLRAGAEYVVVAVAPVSERADAHALAGSADLMLPVVELDRTRRAELGELLVLADRFGVPVPGTAVLPRQPLAGPAPVASPSAAEPVAGEQTTGPDRTPGRDGAAGADEAAGAAKGRAGAGITLTGIVSELPATAGTAGTRGRGGAARPPAPRDAEGVPGVPGPRRAEAAEEPEAAESGRSTADGAAGTPSRARDGDAESAVPGGGERAGDERAGGDDTAQERSGVSEAETAERIAEAAGADDGTAQDAAAPRDGGIPAGLEVPRVLGGDGATQIPVTPEAAGTGRTEEDAAAPGTASEAEMAFGLARTAEAREPHDPEATVSGAEATEALVAFAAEGAEGAEESRPTGAAGDSDSPDSAPDTAPDTAPGTRN, encoded by the coding sequence ATGGACACCGACGCTCCCGGCCCGTCCGGACCGGAACTGAGGGAGTACACGGCACTGCTGCGCCGCCGCTGGCGGTTCGTCGGCGCCGGGGTGCTCGGCGGGCTGGCCCTGGCCTCCGCCGCGGTGGTCGCACTCCCCGCCGCCTACACCTCCGTCTCCGCCGTCCAGGTCCAGCCCAGCGGGATGGCCGAGTTCACCGGGGAGCGCTCCGGCCGCCTGGCCGGGGACGTCAACCTCGACACCGAGGCACAGGTCCTGCTGTCGGAGCGCGTGTCGTCCGCCGTGGCCGAGGCCCTGGCGGAGGAGGGCGGTGCCGCGCCCTCCGTGGCGGACCTGCGCGAGCGGGTGGACGTGAGCGTTCCCCCCAACAGCAGCGTCCTGGAGATCAGCTACTCCGCCGGGAGCCCCGAGGCCGCGCGGGCGGGCGCGCAGGCCTACGCCGACGCCTACCTCGAACTGCGCCGCGAGCGGATCGACGGGCTGATCGAGAGCCACCTGGAGGCGCTGCGCGGTGAGCAGGAGGCCCGTTACGAGGCCCTCGCCGAGACCGCCGGGGAGTCCGCCGCCCCCGGCGCGGACGCGCGGGTGGAGGCTCTGCGCGCGGAGATCACCGAGCTGGGCAACGGCATCAGCCCGCTCAGCGCCCTGGCGGAGACGGTCGAGCCCGGCAGTGTCATCACCCCGGCGGGGCTCCCCGAGCGCGCGAGCAGCCCGATACCCGCCCTGTGGCTGGTCGGCGGCGCCGCGCTCGGCCTGCTGACGGGGCTGCTGGCGGCCGTGGTGCGCGACCGCCTCGACCCGAGGCTGCACGACGCCGAGGAGACCGGGCGGATCGGGGCGGTGCCGGTGCTGCTCGACCTGTCCGAGCGGGTCGGGCGCGGCCAGCGCTCCCCCGGGCTGCTGCCGGACGGCGACCGGCGCGGGCAGCGGGTCAACGAGTTCGCGCACCTGGTGCGCGCCCGCCTCGCCGCGGTCCCCGTTCCCGCGGCGGCCGGCGGACCCTCGGAGGTCGCTGGGCCGACCGGGGCGGGTGGGACGGGGGTGTCCGACCGCGCCGGAGCGGGCGCGGGCGGCGCCCGGGGGGAGGGCGAACTGGCCGTGCTCCTCGGGGACGAGGAGGCGGTCCTCGGCCGCGTGCTGCTCGTCACCGCGACCACCCCGGGCCGCGCCGGTGCGGCGACCGCGGTGAACCTGGCCGCCTCCCTGGCCCGCACGGGCTCGGAGACGCTGCTGGTGTGCGCCGACCCCCGCACCGACGCGGTCGGCGAGCTGCTGGGGCTGCCGGAGGGCCCCGGCCTGGCCGAGGCGCTGCTGGAGGGTGAGGACCCCGCCGACCTGGAGGTGCGGCCCGACGCGGTGCCCCGTCTGCGGGTGCTGCGCTACGGGTCGCCGGGTATGGACGCGCCGGTGCAGGGCACCGCCATGCCGGAACTGGTGCGGCTGCTGCGGGCGGGGGCGGAGTACGTGGTGGTGGCGGTGGCGCCGGTGAGCGAGCGGGCCGACGCGCACGCGCTGGCCGGTTCGGCCGACCTGATGCTGCCGGTGGTCGAACTGGACCGCACGCGCCGCGCCGAACTGGGGGAGCTGCTCGTCCTCGCCGACCGGTTCGGGGTTCCCGTTCCGGGCACGGCCGTGCTGCCGCGCCAGCCGCTGGCCGGACCCGCGCCGGTGGCGTCGCCGTCCGCGGCCGAGCCGGTCGCCGGGGAACAGACCACCGGGCCCGACCGCACGCCCGGAAGGGACGGAGCGGCCGGGGCGGACGAGGCGGCCGGGGCCGCGAAGGGCCGCGCCGGTGCGGGGATCACGCTGACCGGCATCGTCAGCGAGCTGCCCGCCACCGCCGGGACCGCGGGGACGCGGGGGCGCGGCGGGGCGGCCCGGCCCCCGGCTCCCAGGGACGCCGAGGGTGTCCCCGGGGTTCCCGGTCCCCGGCGGGCGGAGGCCGCGGAGGAGCCCGAGGCCGCGGAGAGCGGGAGGAGCACGGCCGACGGTGCCGCCGGCACGCCTTCGCGGGCTCGCGACGGGGACGCGGAGTCCGCGGTCCCGGGCGGCGGCGAGCGCGCCGGTGACGAGCGCGCCGGAGGCGACGACACCGCCCAGGAGCGCTCCGGGGTGTCCGAAGCCGAGACGGCCGAGCGGATCGCGGAGGCGGCCGGGGCGGACGACGGCACCGCGCAGGACGCGGCGGCCCCCCGCGACGGCGGGATACCCGCGGGCCTGGAGGTCCCCCGCGTGCTGGGAGGCGACGGCGCCACCCAGATCCCGGTGACGCCCGAGGCCGCCGGGACCGGCCGGACCGAGGAGGACGCCGCGGCCCCGGGTACGGCCTCGGAGGCGGAGATGGCCTTCGGGCTGGCCCGGACCGCCGAGGCGCGGGAGCCCCACGACCCCGAGGCGACCGTCAGCGGCGCCGAGGCCACGGAGGCCCTCGTGGCCTTCGCGGCCGAGGGGGCCGAGGGGGCCGAGGAGTCCCGGCCGACCGGAGCCGCCGGGGACTCCGACTCCCCGGACAGCGCCCCTGACACCGCCCCGGACACGGCCCCGGGGACACGGAACTGA